From Quercus robur chromosome 8, dhQueRobu3.1, whole genome shotgun sequence:
ATATGTATTGTAAAGAATTTTTAACATAGGCAGAGACTCGTGGTGATTAATTCTTTAAAAACGCAATCAATTGAAAGACGGAATTTTATATATACGCACGTGCAATCAATTGAAAGACggaattgtgtgtgtgtgtgtgaaggtTTGAGTTtcatttcagaattttttttatttctaagtTACTCGTGCACTTAATAGGTTTTCGAATTGATAATCTTACCATCCGCCCATTTTTATGGGAGGAGGAGGAAGTGTGGTTTGAGTCAGGGCTCATTGAATTCCATTTCTGAATGTGCCACTAGCAGAATCTTGAAACCTAACTATAATAGTTGTCCCGAGGTTTAAGTTTCATTTTAGAAAGTAACATCATTGGGATTTTGGAAGCTAGCTAGACTAGTTGTGCTCACATGAGCATATACATACATGTGCGTGTGTGGGTTGactttttatcttatatttcaTTGTGTTTTAAACAACCATGAACATACGATGcaatatttattatttccttcttttttcccaTTGATCTAATTTTGCAGGTTTATGGGCACATAGCATTACGGTTTATGACTACCAAGGTTGGTTGTATTGGCTCCTTGCTCTATTTGGCTAAATCAACATTCGTTATTTTGCACATATATGTATAGGACTAGAGATTGCACTTCATGCTGTCTCAGTCAGTTGACTATTATGTCCTCATTGTTAGCCATTGCAATTCTGATGTTATCTATCTACAAAGCCTTCCCCTTAATCCCTGGAGGCCCTGGTGAGTGTTGAATGGTGATACTACCAAAGACCTTCATGTATCTTTGAATAAGAATAAGTAGGGCTCAGAGTAAAAATATGGCTGGTTTTGTTACCTTATAGACTTGCTTTATTGaataatttcttttgttcttgcCCTAAATAAGTAGGGCATTGAGCGAGAGTGATGATGTTGTGCAGATGCATATACTAtgcttctatttttcttttatcaatgTCATTACATTTGCCAGGGGATTCATGATGTTTCTTTTCACTTCTATTTTCTGGTTTAACATTCCAGCTTTCATAGTGCAGCAACCTTAGTAAGACATTCTGTTAATTTATATTTCAGGCATTATAATTTTATCTTGATTGCCCTGTCATTTTTCTAATGGTCCTTTGGCAGATTTTCTTGACCGGGGATGGAGAAGATCTGGCTCCTTCTTGTACAAACCTGAGATGGAAAGAACATGCTGCCCTGCTTATACTATTCGTCTGAGGGCAGCTGATTTTGTTCATTCTAAGGAGCAACTTCGAGTGTCTAGACGATTGCAAAGGTAAATCTAAGTTCAAGGTTGTTAAGTCATTTGCAACTTAATACTTTTTACTGTTAACAGCCTTGTTTTTGTAGACTCTGCTTTGACTGAAGATATTGATGGTAGATCCATTTGactttattagaaaattttgagttAACTAATTGATGGGcatcatgattcatgaatgGCCCAAAAAGGTGAGAGGGCTAGTTTCAGTCCTTTGTTAGAGAGTCCAACTTTGCAAGTTAAAATCACCTCATCATATAagcaaccccccccccccccccccccaccctctttcctcttaattttttgaatgtttTCTAAATTATGTCACATATTAGACCATGGGGGTTTCTTTTCTATCTGGGATAAATTTTAGTAGACTGTGGACTAGTTGATAACATCCACCTTCAGTATGAGCATGGTAATTTGCTGACGTTGCTAAATTTGTGAATGTCATTCCATATTGAGTACTGACAGCCTTACATGTCTAGGTTTTTAGATGGCACGTTGGATATTAAGAAACCAGTCGAGCTAATGAAGGATCCAAATACTTCAAAGGATTCATGCAACCGTGCCGACAATGAAGTTTTAAACTTGTCCACAGAAGAATCCTTGTTCAATAACGGTGAAAAGAAGAGTCAAGCAGAACAGATATTGCATTATTTGTCTGACCAAATTGACAATGTGGTACAAACATGTGTGAAAAGTGGGGTATTTCCTTTGGATATTCAATTGCCGAAAGCTTCTGTCAAAAAGGTTTTACAGGCCAAAAGGAAGCTacttgttgaagaatcagaagatCTCCAGTATACCAGCAATATTGCCTTCCAAATAGCAGCCACCATAAGGCGTGGACAATCATGTGATAACGACCAGTTAAGACTGTCTAGGCATTCTGCAGAACAAAATGAGTTGTCTCCAAAAGCTATTGCAGAAAAACTGGCAAGTTCTTTAACTCAGCTGGCAGAAACTTCTGGTCTGTTAATCAAGGCTTGCAATGGAcacataaatttttattcttctaacAAGCAATCTTCATCAGATGGAAGTGTTCAAGTTAAAACAGTTTTGGAAAAAGCTGCAGCAGGTTGTCCAAGTAAAAAGTGTTGTTTAAAGAGAAGCTCTGAACAACCCCCGCCAAAAAAGCGGAGGCTTGAGATCCGTCTGAAAAGGTCCAGTTTTGATCCAGAAGAATTtgctttatataaaaaatatcagATTAAAGTGCATGATGATAAACCAGATCGTGTCACAAAAAGCTCATACGAGAGGTTTTTGGTTGACACTCCCTTAGTATTTGTTCCTCCAACTGGTGATGGTACTGTTCCTCCTTGTGGCTTTGGTTCTTTCCATCAGCAATATTTGATTGATGGCAGGCTAGTTGCTGTTGGTGTAATAGATATCCTCCCTAAATGTTTGTCAAGTAAATATTTGTTCTGGGACCCAGACTTTGCCTTCCTATCACTAGGAAAGTACTCAGCTCTGCAAGAGATAGATTGGGTGAGAGAGAATCAAATCCATTGCCCTAGTCTTAAATATTACTATCTTGGCTATTATATTCATTCCTGCAGCAAAATGAGATATAAAGCGGCATATCACCCGTCTGAGCTTCTCTGCCCTCTTCAGTACCAGTAAGTTCTTCTGTATCTATCAGCTGTTTAATGCCCTGTTCTATTTTATCTCGTAATGTTATTTAGGATCACCATCCATTCCAATCTTTAATTCTTAAACTTGGTTTCCAAACCTCATATTGTCAGACTAACACTATACTCCTTGATCTAGATGTTACTCTATTTTTGGTTAGCCTCAATATctataagagaagaaaagttTGTTTATAATCCCTGGACATTTGTCATAAAAGCTATATATCAAGCTAACATTTTTgggtaagttttttttaataagaaaccATGTTTAAACtaaaacatttaaaacaaacaaacaaatgcaaggaaaagaaattttaaactttaaacaatcTAGATGTTGTCgatgaattttattttacttttttggctGCATTAGGTGGGACTCTTTTACTTTTGCTTGTCTCTGTGGCTATCAAAGATTTAAATTGGGCTGACAAGCTGATAAATCATATCTCCAGGTGGATTTCTTTTGATATTGCGAGGCCTTTACTTGATAAAAAGCCATATGTAGTCTTATCAGATTTTGCCAATTTACAAAACGGAGAGTTGTCACCACCTGATGTGTCTGACAATGTCAAGGAAGTGCAATATGATGACATTCACCAAGACTCAAATGATCCTTTTATGTGTGAAGATGAAGAAATGATTGATCAAAAATATGAGAGCGATAGTGATGAATCAGACACAGAAAGCAGTGATCTGAGATCTGTTGAAATTGAAGATGGTGACATCGGTAATATCCTAATTGGGCAGGAGGGTTCTTGTTTGAGATACAAGGTATGTGTTAGTCAATGCAGGTGCATCAATGACTCTGCAGCAGCTTATAATTTTGACtaataaagagtttttttctttattattattattattattttttaagtttatttaggTAGTCAGTAtcatattcatttattttgaagttATAATGGCTGCCAGTGTTCCTCCTAGATAGGTGTCATCCCAAAATTCTACTTACAGAAGTTTGATGCTAAAACGTTTTATGATATCTGATATTGTTATATAGAACTAAACCTGCATCCAGTGGAAGGAATTATCATTTAgttgaacctttttcttttgttgttgcaCCCCACCCCACaccccccaaccccccccccccccccatcttTACGGTTTCACTCACTCTGGCATTGTTGCTTATTTTCTTTAGGATCTACAACGAGATTCTGGTTCCAGTGAACTGGAAACCCAATTGCATAGGTACATGAGGCTTGTAGGTGTGGAGCTGTCTGAGCGAATGGTTTATTTACCAGGACGATTTTTCTAAGGCCATTCCCTTCAATCTCATCTCAAATATGGGATGTATGTTCCTGAAAGGAGTCTCAATTGGTTCAATTTGCTGCCCAGTTGTCTGTTGATCATATTGGGAGCTAGAAAGTGTGCTATTGTGAAATTTCATTATTACCTGGattggaaattgtttttgtttgatccATTATCCATGCCCAATAATGAAGTAAAGATTCCCAACCAGGTTCATGTAGCTTGTAAATTACACCCTTTTTAACTATGATTTGTTTTCAACTGTCCTTTAagcccaccaccccccccccccccccttttttttttcatttaactcCATTTACTTCCATTCTCATTGAGTCTAATATGTGTTGTTTTGGTGAGTTAAGTATACCAATCGTCATTTTGGTGAAagtgaaaaatactaaaactaaTGCCAAGATTGGATTAGAACTACAAAACAATACTAAATTAAAAATGGATTAAAgtcttaaaaaaattcaatttaaaggactaaattgaaaacAGGACAAAGTTATAAGGGTTTAACTTATAAtttagtcttttattttattgaataaaattgcattcaaaagagaaaaaattgagaaaaaaagttGATGAAACTAATCCTATTTGTCTATTTATACCTTGTGAGCAAAAACAAGTTGGGATTTCAAAAAGGGCGTGGGTCCTTCATTTATAGGTTTAAATCTTAGGAGGTTCTTGACCATGTTGCTTTCGATTTGGGCTTGAGTGATTTTAATGAGGGCCAATTTTGGTTTGATGGGTATTTTGAGTGAATTTTAATGAGGTATGGGTTCCCTGGGCTGATTTGTTTTTAGGTTGGACTTTAAGTTGATGAGTATTGAGTTTGGCAGAAAGTCAGCCAGCCATATATGTGTGCGTTTACAGATTGGGTTATATTCTGATATGGGCCAAGCCGCCCAAACCTAACAAACATAGGCCGACTTTAGGTGAAttggtttttgctttttaattAAATTGAGTGGTTATTACAGAACAGAAGGTTCACTCAAAGTCGTCTGGTAGTTGGTTGCAAAATTTCCACTTCTACAGACTTATTTTCCTTTAGGTTAATTATGTTAaactactttctttttttgtttttaaataagtaataaaaacaataaaaataaatcacttTATCGTTTACAAATAGACAAGAAAACTAttcataatttcaaataataatttgaggAGATACTTGCAATGAGATGAATAATATCACTTACCAAACTAGTAAGTAGTACTTAAAAAGTAGTTATAACATAACAAGGACCATAGTTCAAACAGGAGAAGGTATTCCCAGAAATTTTGAGGCTAAAGATGCCCAGTCCAAAACATGAAAGAAAGCAAATTTAGGGACATATATTAAAGATCTGCATTGTTACCATTGGTTTTTCCTGCCATAGTGGTTTCCTCCTATCATCAATACATAAAATCTCCAAACTCCTGCTGTTAGCTAAGACAATGATCCATCCGTCGTAAACCTAGCAATTTACCCTTCAAAAGAGCCCTCCACCCTTGTTCTGCTAATCGAATCCAAAAACATACCTACACTCTGTTCGCTTCGGCATCGCTCTTCTGACACGCGCTGCTAAAGTTCTCTCATAATTGTGGCGGAACCCAAATCTGTCACCACTATTATCTTCTCTATCAAAAGGATCCCTATTAGATTTAACTAAATATAGAAAATCAtcaccatcatcctcatcctcgacctcaacctcaacctcaacctcatcctcatcctcatcctcatcaacCTCAGCCTTATCAGGGTCATCAACCTCAGCCTCATCAGGGTCACCAGCCTCATCAGGGTCATCATCAATCaaattatcatcatcatcacaagCATAACTTTTCCCAGCATTATAAAGACCTACAATAATCAAGTTAAGAAGAGTATAATCACCATGCAAGAAATCAAAATCTAAAGATTACAAATATTCAATGAGGGGcaaccaaagaaacaaaaatatctGAGCTAAGTTAAAATTAAgataacaataattaaaaagtgaggaaaaccaaaaaatcttatttaaatCATACTTGAGAAATCTCTAACCCAAGCAAAGGTATAGCCTTTTTActagggaaaaaagaaaaaaagaagttagaTTTCATCATATTATGGCATTAAAATCTTTAGAAGAATTGTGCAAAGCAACAATGTAAATGAATGCCTCTATGTCAATACACAAGAAATAATGGGCAAAATGCAGgaataatcaaattaattttcctaAATGTATTCATAAAAAGGAAAGTGGCAATGTGACAATGTGGAAAATAGTTCGTACCGGGTGGTTGTCAAAATAGCAAATCACAAGAACAAGGTTGGTTTTCTCctctggtggtggtggtggcaccAGTTTAGCAAACTCCCTATCAACCTCATTTAGATCAAGTCCAGTCTGACTAATTTTTATTAGAAGACGGTCACTGTTGGTCCAGTAAGGATAAAAGATATATTTCTCGTCATACCCTGaaataattaatcaatattataAAGGATGATATGAGATAGAGATAGACAAATATGATCCAATTTTCAGTTGGCTAACTTAATTGGCTCACACCTTTCTCTGAAGTAAGTGGTAAATCTGATGATCGTAATACCCGGTCACGTCttgtaataataaaaacaaaccaaaacaaaaataagtgGTGATTTACCGTTTACAATGAGATgagaccaaaaataaaaatgaagtgaAAGTTGTTTGATCAGGATTAGCAATTTTTACATGGACTTCCAAATGGTCTCTGGTGGTTTTGTGACGGACTCCATTGCTGAATCCATAACAGGCTCTATGACGGTCTCCATTGCAGGCTCTGTGACAGGCTCCTTTGCAGCCTCTGTGACGGACTCCATTGTTGCCTGTAGAGATGGGTCGTGCTTGAATCGCTTGTGAAGTTGGTTCTCGAACTCCATGGATTCTTCAATCTCTATCTTCATCCCTGCCTTCTTCATTAAATTATCACAGACAtgcaaaaccaaaacaaaaaaaaaaaaaaaaattacaagaatgtGATAATTTGATAATGTCTAACGGCAAAACCATCAACAAACCCTAATTAATATGACATGGGTTTACACAAATATCGGATTAAACCAAAACACATGGTTATTTACTGGctcaaatattttccaaaaccCTAACTCCTCAAAAAACACGAAAATTATAACAGCGAACAAAAAATTTACCTCCATTTCCAccgtctctctctctgtttctctgcAGAACGAAACAGAGGTTTGAAGTGGCTGAGAGTATATATAGCGCGCGAACTGTCGTGACTGGAATATAGTACAAGGCTAGGATTTGATTTTGGAATTTTGGGTAGAGACGCAGATTGTGACTCGTGAACGCTCAGAATTATAAAAACTATTGAAGAGAgatctttaaaaattttagtgataaaaaaaaaaaaattttaagtttaggaATGAGAGATgaaattcacataaattttagaggcagaaacaatattttagaaaaataaaaagaacaaaacgcataaataaataagttgctTGTACATAGGAATATTAAATCTTccaaaattttatgagaaaatatcgatagaaaaaaaaaattttaaaataatttaggaatgaaaaaacaaatcattttaaagcttaataacaaaataatcaaagtttgtaaaataatattatttaaaaaacagTTCTTTAAATTGGCATTATTTTGGAATTGGTGatctagcctttttttttttttttttttttttttttaattgtgtattCAAATCACCATTGTGGGTTTTGGATAGACAATTTTGAATATTACGCTTAAAATTATAGTGTTTTTAAAATGTGCGTTTTGAaaacataagtttgaaagttaCAATTAAACGTTTGgtaaaactagtaaaaattgCTATTTGAAAactctaaaatttttattgtggatgcaaattaccaaaaaatactttttttaaaggAGAAATACCAAAACGGGCTCAATTTTGATGTTAGGGATATATTGTCATTTTAAACATAGTCCATAATAATAATTTGCTAAATATGTTAACACAATTACACAGTACCATCACTTCCCCTGTGCGGTTGTGCCCCCTtacaaagtttttatttttatttttattttatatatgatcCCCACTATAGAGCTAAAGACAGTTAAACAAAGTAATAGTATTATATATGTTGCTATTTAATATCAACCACACACAAaaagtgaagagagagagagagagagagcaatggGTCTCTTTTCAACCAAATAGTTTATAGAGTTCACCATCAAACTCGTTCTTGCAACAGTGTGTGTCGCATGATCTTCTTTCCAGCAAAACAACTTGTGCCGAGAAGTTGCACGCACTGGAGAATCAGATCAAATACAAGTGAGGATTTTAGAGGCTAATAAATTTGTTATCAAGCAAATACCTAAGGGTATTTTAGGTATTAAGACTCCTAAAATATTTGTGTTGCGAAAACATGTTGAGTGTGAAACTAGCATTCTCATAAAAAGCTAGTCGAAGGTACGGTTTTAAAACGCAATTTCTTGTCGTTTTGGAAAACGCAAGGCCAAACGTTTATTGTTTCGTGTTTTCTTTCAGAAATGCGCGTTTCCTCCACACAGACGCCTATCCAAACGGGCATTGTAAgtgtttaaatattgtgttttcaaaacacaatttcactTAAAATGCACTATAAGTCaaccaaaattgtattttgaaaacataattttaaaaaagaagttaGATTTTCAATTAACTTCAAAATGGTGTCACTTTTAAAT
This genomic window contains:
- the LOC126697708 gene encoding uncharacterized protein LOC126697708 isoform X1 gives rise to the protein MEKAGMKIEIEESMEFENQLHKRFKHDPSLQATMESVTEAAKEPVTEPAMETVIEPVMDSAMESVTKPPETIWKSIRDRVLRSSDLPLTSEKGYDEKYIFYPYWTNSDRLLIKISQTGLDLNEVDREFAKLVPPPPPEEKTNLVLVICYFDNHPVFIMLGKVMLVMMMII
- the LOC126697707 gene encoding arginyl-tRNA--protein transferase 2-like; amino-acid sequence: MRSDGSSSSRNNSARVESVVVDCGRHKSSCGYCKSSGQTSISHGLWAHSITVYDYQDFLDRGWRRSGSFLYKPEMERTCCPAYTIRLRAADFVHSKEQLRVSRRLQRFLDGTLDIKKPVELMKDPNTSKDSCNRADNEVLNLSTEESLFNNGEKKSQAEQILHYLSDQIDNVVQTCVKSGVFPLDIQLPKASVKKVLQAKRKLLVEESEDLQYTSNIAFQIAATIRRGQSCDNDQLRLSRHSAEQNELSPKAIAEKLASSLTQLAETSGLLIKACNGHINFYSSNKQSSSDGSVQVKTVLEKAAAGCPSKKCCLKRSSEQPPPKKRRLEIRLKRSSFDPEEFALYKKYQIKVHDDKPDRVTKSSYERFLVDTPLVFVPPTGDGTVPPCGFGSFHQQYLIDGRLVAVGVIDILPKCLSSKYLFWDPDFAFLSLGKYSALQEIDWVRENQIHCPSLKYYYLGYYIHSCSKMRYKAAYHPSELLCPLQYQWISFDIARPLLDKKPYVVLSDFANLQNGELSPPDVSDNVKEVQYDDIHQDSNDPFMCEDEEMIDQKYESDSDESDTESSDLRSVEIEDGDIGNILIGQEGSCLRYKDLQRDSGSSELETQLHRYMRLVGVELSERMVYLPGRFF
- the LOC126697708 gene encoding uncharacterized protein LOC126697708 isoform X2; amino-acid sequence: MEAGMKIEIEESMEFENQLHKRFKHDPSLQATMESVTEAAKEPVTEPAMETVIEPVMDSAMESVTKPPETIWKSIRDRVLRSSDLPLTSEKGYDEKYIFYPYWTNSDRLLIKISQTGLDLNEVDREFAKLVPPPPPEEKTNLVLVICYFDNHPVFIMLGKVMLVMMMII
- the LOC126697708 gene encoding uncharacterized protein LOC126697708 isoform X3, coding for MKIEIEESMEFENQLHKRFKHDPSLQATMESVTEAAKEPVTEPAMETVIEPVMDSAMESVTKPPETIWKSIRDRVLRSSDLPLTSEKGYDEKYIFYPYWTNSDRLLIKISQTGLDLNEVDREFAKLVPPPPPEEKTNLVLVICYFDNHPVFIMLGKVMLVMMMII